Proteins encoded by one window of Arabidopsis thaliana chromosome 2, partial sequence:
- a CDS encoding B3 domain protein (unknown protein; FUNCTIONS IN: molecular_function unknown; INVOLVED IN: biological_process unknown; LOCATED IN: chloroplast; BEST Arabidopsis thaliana protein match is: unknown protein (TAIR:AT4G02870.1); Has 13 Blast hits to 11 proteins in 2 species: Archae - 0; Bacteria - 0; Metazoa - 0; Fungi - 0; Plants - 13; Viruses - 0; Other Eukaryotes - 0 (source: NCBI BLink).), whose translation MSFSDDCTSPSEKNRARTSQEPRERPQDLSFLSSKVTEKQIMSQEPFETSCSSVSPMNRDKEAFNSRHGPFSKNQNYFESNDITMNTENLLNPFHFGGGSCGCAFLSTESMLCSFTVSGEEHGTNNSDTLGDPSNISLRCFGSIESILKVARDGIEITMMPIPRLVNNAPQWTIKKRLTEHNVNPTYGQLRLPRSFFEQQIRGHLPEADLQKRTHC comes from the coding sequence ATGTCATTCTCAGACGATTGTACATCTCCATCGGAAAAGAATCGAGCTCGTACGAGTCAAGAACCACGAGAGCGCCCTCAAGATTTGTCTTTCTTGTCATCCAAGGTAACAGAGAAGCAAATTATGAGCCAAGAACCGTTTGAAACGTCTTgctcctctgtttctccgaTGAACAGAGACAAAGAAGCCTTTAACAGTCGACATGGTCCATTCtcgaaaaaccaaaactactTCGAAAGTAATGACATCACCATGAACACTGAAAACCTGCTAAATCCTTTCCATTTCGGAGGAGGTTCTTGTGGTTGTGCCTTTTTATCAACAGAGTCGATGTTATGTTCTTTTACCGTTTCAGGTGAAGAACATGGCACAAACAATTCTGACACTTTGGGAGACCCAAGTAACATTTCTCTTCGTTGTTTTGGGAGCATTGAATCCATATTGAAGGTAGCAAGAGATGGAATAGAGATTACGATGATGCCTATCCCTAGACTTGTCAACAACGCACCTCAATGGACCATCAAGAAGAGACTGACCGAGCATAATGTTAACCCTACTTATGGCCAACTTCGTCTGCCCAGAAGCTTCTTCGAACAGCAGATTCGAGGACATCTGCCTGAAGCTGATTTGCAAAAGCGGACTCATTGTTAA
- a CDS encoding zinc finger (C2H2 type) family protein (zinc finger (C2H2 type) family protein; FUNCTIONS IN: zinc ion binding, nucleic acid binding; INVOLVED IN: biological_process unknown; LOCATED IN: intracellular; EXPRESSED IN: 23 plant structures; EXPRESSED DURING: 13 growth stages; CONTAINS InterPro DOMAIN/s: Zinc finger, C2H2-like (InterPro:IPR015880), Zinc finger, U1-type (InterPro:IPR003604), Zinc finger, C2H2-type (InterPro:IPR007087), Zinc finger, double-stranded RNA binding (InterPro:IPR022755); Has 726 Blast hits to 418 proteins in 208 species: Archae - 0; Bacteria - 0; Metazoa - 301; Fungi - 225; Plants - 112; Viruses - 0; Other Eukaryotes - 88 (source: NCBI BLink).), which translates to MGRCPTRKVKKRRLSHKTARRDKFEVKGDDLVYTELRKPETEIKPLQLDEDLPGMGQFYCLHCDRYFSNVSVRDDHFKTKKHKKRVNMMMGQAPHSQLDADLAGGMGMPDNGPKLMSNLVFTELRKPETEDLPGMGQFNCLLCHRNFSNASVMDYHFKTKKHKKRVKKIERPAPHSQLDADLAGGMGMPDNGPKLMSA; encoded by the exons ATGGGTAGATGTCCGACtagaaaagtgaagaagaggagattATCTCACAAAACAGCTCGCCGTGACAAATTCGAAGTCAAAGGCGATGACTTGGTTTACACAGAGTTGCGTAAACCGGAGACGGAGATTAAGCCGTTACAGCTTGACGAGGATTTGCCTGGAATGGGTCAATTCTACTGCTTACACTGCGA TCGATACTTCTCCAACGTATCAGTGAGGGATGATCATTTCAAGACTAAGAAACACAAGAAGCG TGTGAATATGATGATGGGACAAGCGCCACACTCGCAACTCGATGCAGATTTAGCCGGGGGAATGGGGATGCCGGACAATGGCCCAAAGCTGATGTCTAATTTGGTATTCACAGAGTTGCGTAAACCAGAGACGGAGGATTTACCTGGAATGGGTCAATTCAACTGCTTACTCTGCCA TCGGAACTTCTCCAATGCATCAGTGATGGATTATCATTTCAAGActaagaaacacaaaaagcG TGTGAAGAAGATAGAGCGACCAGCGCCACACTCGCAACTCGATGCAGATTTAGCTGGTGGAATGGGAATGCCAGACAATGGTCCAAAGCTGATGTCTGCCTGA